In Platichthys flesus chromosome 20, fPlaFle2.1, whole genome shotgun sequence, a single genomic region encodes these proteins:
- the si:dkey-21c1.4 gene encoding polycystin-1-like protein 3, whose amino-acid sequence MSSEVCPSCGKTFKRLKSHLPHCKAANSQTNPTGSHVGASQTPSSPPLGAGDSEPPAKGKKSRESLSVAASPRAKKSTTSAAAQTPDSTDSSSSSPPPSMKKKREKLSEQIKLASTPSSTTTSLISSPPLPPPSTASKPRKKSLRALIEAANTDRATRGSLEGTGSASEELLSGSTPVLPDPLSSRTFNPPEPNNKTDSITVSALSTDTKPKEASKKKTSKTKRAGQSPPTTKDPDSDSLDSGFNNRPHVREDLWVDNILTSGSGDQARITIQDAKALLGRTKTSTTSKKRILSETETTDHLSSNNRLDTGLNAVMVPAETGKDVVRCLVTNQTVSEQLLGASSQQTELLPVTERRSKSKEAFLIPLEHDGSSQPKLFFPESPLSQASPPPGSFGGLQGQKVGRDKLLSPPLSTIQFSSPRLLPARLETVRAADWRILEDRKLNAAHTGKEEAGTRPSLGQVKLRDFPQWLGCRVPSRPRDTVEIVQRGWQWYYRRYIDVKKGGVGGVAMLLAGYCVLSYIWSYPHIKHDRWRKYH is encoded by the exons ATGAGCTCCG AGGTGTGTCCGTCCTGTGGGAAAACCTTCAAAAGGTTGAAGAGTCACCTCCCACATTGTAAAGCAGCGAACTCCCAAACCAACCCGACAGGAAGTCACGTCGGAGCGAGTCAGACGCCATCGTCTCCTCCGCTGGGCGCAGGCGACAGTGAACCGCCGGCAAAGGGGAAGAAGTCCAGAGAGTCACTGTCAGTGGCAGCAAGTCCACGGGCGAAGAAAAGCACAACATCCGCAGCAGCACAGACGCCTGACAGCACAGACTCgagctcctcctcacctcctccatcaatgaagaagaagagggagaagctATCAGAACAGATCAAGTTGGCCAGCACGCCGTCCTCCACCACGAcctccctcatctcctctccgcCGCTGCCTCCACCTTCCACCGCCTCCAAGCCCAGAAAGAAGAGTCTCCGTGCTCTGATAGAAGCTGCAAACACGGACCGAGCCACTAGAGGATCCCTGGAAGGAACCGGATCTGCCTCGGAAGAATTGCTCTCAGGTTCCACTCCTGTTTTACCAGATCCTCTAAGCTCCAGAACCTTTAACCCTCCAGAACCCAACAATAAGACAGACAGCATCACTGTGTCCGCTCTGTCCACAGACACCAAACCCAAAGAAGCCTCTAAAAAGAAGACGTCAAAGACGAAGAGGGCTGGACAGTCCCCTCCCACAACCAAAGATCCAGACTCTGACTCTTTAGATTCTGGATTCAATAACAGACCTCACGTGAGAGAAGACCTCTGGGTGGATAACATTTTGACATCGGGAAGTGGGGACCAGGCCAGGATCACCATCCAGGATGCTAAAGCCCTTTTAGGCCGAACTAAAACTAGCACAACCAGTAAGAAGAGAATCCTGAGCGAGACTGAAACTACTGACCACCTGAGCAGCAACAACAGACTTGACACTGGTCTCAATGCAGTGATGGTTCCAGCAGAGACTGGAAAAGACGTTGTTCGCTGCTTGGTTACAAATCAAACTGTGTCGGAGCAGCTGCTCGGTGCCAGCTCACAACAAACTGAATTATTACCAGTGACGGAGAGAAGGTCAAAGTCTAAAGAAGCCTTTTTAATCCCTCTGGAACACGATGGTTCCTCTCAACCCAAACTCTTCTTCCCAGAATCTCCCCTGAGCCAAGCCTCCCCTCCTCCAGGTTCATTCGGTGGGCTCCAGGGTCAGAAGGTCGGCCGGGACAAACTCCTCTCGCCGCCACTTTCCACCATCCAGTTCTCCAGTCCTCGTCTTTTACCGGCGAGGCTGGAGACGGTGAGAGCTGCTGATTGGCGGATCCTGGAGGACAGGAAACTAAACGCTGCTCACACTGGaaaggaag AGGCTGGGACACGGCCGAGTCTCGGACAGGTGAAGCTGAGGGACTTCCCTCAGTGGCTCGGCTGCAGAGTCCCCAGTCGTCCAAGAGACACAGTGGAAATAGTGCAGAGAG